The Gordonia terrae genome contains the following window.
ACACGCAGCGCGTTCACCCGGTCGATCAGCTTGGCGCGCAACCGATCTGCGGTCTGCTCGCCGACCGGGACCGCGACGCTGATGGCCATGCAGCGCTCACCGGCGCTGCCGTAGCCCGCACCGATCAGCGCGTCCACGACCTGGTCGAGGTTGGCGTCGGGCATGATGATCGCGTGGTTCTTGGCGCCACCGAAGCACTGTGAGCGCTTCCCGTGGGCGGCCGCCGTCGAGTAGATGTACTGCGCGATGTCGGAGCTGCCGACGAAGCCGAGGGCCTTGACGTCCGGGTGGGTCAGCAGCGCGTCGACCGCTTCCTTGTCGCCGTGCACGACCTGGAACACACCGTCGGGCAGGCCCGCCTCGGTGAACAGTTCGGCCAGCCGCACCGGCACGGACGGATCGCGCTCGCTGGGCTTGAGGATGAACGCGTTGCCGCACGCGAGGGCCGGGCCGGCCTTCCACAGCGGGATCATGGCCGGGAAGTTGAACGGCGTGATGCCCGCGACGACACCGAGCGGCTGGCGGATGGAGTGCACGTCGATGCCGCCGCCGGCACCGGCGGTGAACTCGCCCTTGATGAGGTGCGGGATGCCGATCGCGAACTCGATCACCTCGACGCCGCGCTGGATGTCGCCGAGAGCGTCGGCGTGGGTCTTGCCGTGCTCGAGCGACAGCGTGGTCGCGAGCTCGTCGGCGTTCTTGTTGACCAGATCGACGAACCGCATCAGGACGCGGGCGCGGCGCTGCGGGTTCCAGGCGGCCCACTCCTTCTGCGCCTCCGAGGCGGTCGCGATCGCGGCGGCGACGTCGTCGGTCGACGCCAGCGGGACCTGGGACTGCACGGCGCCCGTGCTCGGGTTGAAGACGTCGGCGAAACGTCCGCCCTCGGCGGGAACGCGCTTGCCGTTCAGGTAGTGCGGGATCGAGGGGACAGCAGGAGCGGACACGGAGATCACCTTCGACTTCGTTGGGGGTTATGGCCGGTGTCACCACATAGTAGGACATCCAAGTATTTCTTCCAACCCCCTGTTCACCAGCGATTTCACACCGGCGAGCCGGTTAGGCTACCCTCGCTTTGCGAAAACGCCGACGTCGAGAGGAGTTCACATGTCGGTTGTCATCCTCTACGGAACCGAAACCGGGAACGGCGAGCTCGTCGCGGACGCCATCGCCGACACGCTGGCCGCCGATCACGATCCCTCGATCTACGACATGAGCGAGTTCGCGGTCGAGGATCTCGACCCCGAGGACTTCCTCGTCATCGTCTGCTCGACCTACGGCGAAGGCGAACTCCCGACCGGCGCCGAGCCCTTCGCCGAGGAACTCGAGAGCGTCGACCCCGACCTCACCGGTGTGCGGTTCGCGGTGTTCGGGCTCGGGGATTCGATCTACGACACGTTCAACCGCGGTGGCGAGATTGTCGCCGAGATGCTCACCAAGCGCGGCGCGGTCCAGGTGGGCGAACACGCCCGCCACGACAACTCGTCGGCGATCAAGCCGGCGAAGCAGGCCGCCGAGTGGGCCGAAGGAATCTCGCAGGAGATCTGAGAACCCGGACGTCGTCGCGGTCGGTGGTCAGGCCACCGGCCGCGACGTCGTCGTCTCCGACTCCCCCGCCGCGGCGTCTTTCGCTGCGACCCCGTCGGCTGCGGTCTCCTCGACAGCGGCGGCCTCTTCCGCGGCGACCGCCTGTTCGTACCCGCGCACTGCCGACAGCTTGGCGAGTTCACACACCGCACGCACCATGATCGCGAGCACGATCCCGAGGAACAGCGCCGTCGGCACCGACACCTGCAGGTTCTCGCCGAGCAACAACACGCCGAGAACCATGGCGACGGCAGGCTCGGCCACCGTCATCGAGGGGAACGACGTCTGCAGGTCGCCCGCGCCGAATCCCATCTGCTGGGCGAGGATCGCGCCGATCACCACCAATACGAAGAGATAGATCTCGGGGTGGACGAAGGTACGCCAGAAATGATGGGTGACCTGGTAGATCACCGTCTTGACCAGCAGTGCCGACACCCCGAAGAGAACGCCGGCGACCAGTCCGTAGAACAGCGCCTTGTAGTGCGGGCTCGAGCGGTGCGCCAAGACCACCAACGCCACCACGACACCGATGACCGCCCCCACCGTGCCCCAGAGCAACAAAGCGTCGGGTCGCCGCATCGACGGTTCGGGTCGCGCCACGATGAGGAACGTGACGACACACGCGACGAGCACCCCGCCCCACGCCCATTCGATGCGGGCCGGGTTCCGATGGTCGGCCCAGGCCTCCAGCGGCAGGGCGAACAGCACCGCCAGCACGACCAGCGGTTGCACGAGCAGGATCGAGCCCAACCCGAGCGCAGACGCCTGCAAACCGAAGCCGCACAGCGCAATCGCCGCACCCGCCCACCAACCCGGGGTGATGGCACCGTTCACCCGAGAGGCGCGCTGACGCAACACGGTGCCCGCCGCGATCATCAACGCGGCCAGCACCGCGAGGAGAGCGGGTACCCAGGTGTGCACGATCCCCAGGGTAACGGCGGCTGCCGGTGCTCGCGGTGGCGACCGGAGTCGCCCGAACCGAGATCGACGGTGTCGGAACACCCACCACCTGCCCGGACAACGTAGATTCGAACCCATGCGTTATCGGTCAGATCTGGAACGACTGGCCACCCTCGACGCCGCCGCGATCGAGGTGGCCTGCACCGACTGCACCTCGGTGGGCGAATTCATCGCCTGCGCCGTCGACGAGTATCTAGAGTTCGACGTCGCCGCCGAGGAGGCCGAGGCCCGCGGCGACGACGAGCATGCGGCCTTCCTCCGGCAGGAGGCGGCGGCGTGGCGCGCCACCGTGCGGGTGCTGCGGATGA
Protein-coding sequences here:
- a CDS encoding CoA-acylating methylmalonate-semialdehyde dehydrogenase yields the protein MSAPAVPSIPHYLNGKRVPAEGGRFADVFNPSTGAVQSQVPLASTDDVAAAIATASEAQKEWAAWNPQRRARVLMRFVDLVNKNADELATTLSLEHGKTHADALGDIQRGVEVIEFAIGIPHLIKGEFTAGAGGGIDVHSIRQPLGVVAGITPFNFPAMIPLWKAGPALACGNAFILKPSERDPSVPVRLAELFTEAGLPDGVFQVVHGDKEAVDALLTHPDVKALGFVGSSDIAQYIYSTAAAHGKRSQCFGGAKNHAIIMPDANLDQVVDALIGAGYGSAGERCMAISVAVPVGEQTADRLRAKLIDRVNALRVGHSLDPKADYGPLVTAAALERVRGFIDKGAEEGAEVVIDGRERANNEQTFGDEDISKGFFIGPTLFDHVTKDMTIYTEEIFGPVLSIVRAGDYEEALALASDHQYGNGVAIFTQDGDAARDFTARVDVGMVGVNVPIPVPVAYYTFGGWKRSGFGDLNQHGPASIQFYTKTKTVTTRWPSGIKDGAEFVIPTMD
- a CDS encoding flavodoxin domain-containing protein, which translates into the protein MSVVILYGTETGNGELVADAIADTLAADHDPSIYDMSEFAVEDLDPEDFLVIVCSTYGEGELPTGAEPFAEELESVDPDLTGVRFAVFGLGDSIYDTFNRGGEIVAEMLTKRGAVQVGEHARHDNSSAIKPAKQAAEWAEGISQEI
- a CDS encoding DMT family transporter encodes the protein MHTWVPALLAVLAALMIAAGTVLRQRASRVNGAITPGWWAGAAIALCGFGLQASALGLGSILLVQPLVVLAVLFALPLEAWADHRNPARIEWAWGGVLVACVVTFLIVARPEPSMRRPDALLLWGTVGAVIGVVVALVVLAHRSSPHYKALFYGLVAGVLFGVSALLVKTVIYQVTHHFWRTFVHPEIYLFVLVVIGAILAQQMGFGAGDLQTSFPSMTVAEPAVAMVLGVLLLGENLQVSVPTALFLGIVLAIMVRAVCELAKLSAVRGYEQAVAAEEAAAVEETAADGVAAKDAAAGESETTTSRPVA